A stretch of the Notamacropus eugenii isolate mMacEug1 chromosome 2, mMacEug1.pri_v2, whole genome shotgun sequence genome encodes the following:
- the MCRIP1 gene encoding mapk-regulated corepressor-interacting protein 1, producing the protein MSSSPVSRVVYNGKRNSSPRSPSNSSEIFTPAHEENVRFIYEAWQCVERDLRNQMSGSERGLVEEYVEKVPNPSLKTFKPFDLSDLKRRNTQDAKKS; encoded by the exons ATGAGCAG CTCCCCTGTCTCTAGAGTTGTCTACAACGGCAAAAGGAACAGTAGCCCCCGGTCTCCAAGCAACAGCAGTGAGATCTTCACTCCAGCCCACGAGGAGAACGTGCGCTTCATTTATGAAG CATGGCAGTGTGTGGAACGAGACCTCCGGAACCAGATGTCTGGCAGCGAACGTGGCCTGGTGGAGGAGTATGTGGAGAAGGTCCCTAACCCCAGCCTGAAGA CTTTCAAACCTTTTGACTTGAGTGACCTGAAACGCCGGAACACACAAGATGCCAAGAAGTCCTAA